In the genome of Arvicola amphibius chromosome 2, mArvAmp1.2, whole genome shotgun sequence, the window tgcttgagagagagagagagagagagagagagagaggagagagagagaacgcattTGCATGAGACTGATTTTGCTTGATTGCATGTGCACTTGGTTTTCtatacagggcttctctgtacaccaggctggcctctgcccgcttcctgagtgctgggattaaaggcgtgcatcaccactgttTGTGAACATTTGAGTGCTTGTATGTGCTGTGATTCATGCTGGGCCGGGCAACCTTGGTGTTGatccttgccttgccttgccttagAGATAGTCGTTCTATTTATTCCTTGCTTGTTgggccaggctagctggcctgtgaaCATCCAGAGATTCTCCTCTTTCCACCTTTCTATttagaactgggattacagacgccCGTGACCAtgcttggtgttttttgttttgttttgttttgcattgcaCACCTCCACACCTGGTTTTATGTAAGTTCTGCAtatttgaacccagatcctcctGGAGTTTGTTCAGCGGGTGCtttttacccctgagccatcgcCCCAGACCACACACTACTTTTTCTTTAAGCGCTTACTGATCGCTCATTGCTAGTTCTAGACTTAGACTTTGtcctgctgttttttgttttttgagaccggaTGAACTTGCCGTGTAGGTAAGTTCTTgactactgggattgaaggtgtgtgttatACCTGGCCTcctgtgtgtttttaaagaaCACGTATCATGCTAGCCCATGTTTCTCATAGTAgccctccttcccctgcctcctaaatgctgagattgtaGGTTCGCATCATCACAGGTCACACTTGGTACTCTCCAGTTTTAAATCTTGGGGCTGAAggaatggttcagcagttaagaatacttgctgctcttgcagggaccCTGGTGGAAATCCTAATCCTAATCTccggcaccaggcatacacatgctaCACACGGATACACgtaaacattaaataaatctgatttgagtcttttctttctctctctctttctctctctctctctctctctctctctctctctctctctctctctttcttttttttttttttctccctccccccccccctccctcactccctccctctccctcctattatagctttggttgtcctggaacttacaatgtctagaccaggctggctttgaactcacagagatccactgcccttgcctcccaagtgctggaattaaagacatgcaccactatacTTGGCTTAAAAGAGACTTTTAAGTGGAACACATTGATATTGACTGGTTCTCTAGAAACTAATGATTTCTTAGAATTGaaaatttcgtgtgtgtgtgtgtgtgtgtgtgtgagatcattccttccttcccaccattCCCTGTCATCATATTTCTCTTCCAACTTCAACTACATAGGcgctctcgcgctctctctctctctctctctctctctctctctctctctgtctcccctctcccttccctcctttaaaAGAACCTTGatgcgtgtctttaatcccagcactctagggacagagacaggcagatctctatgagtatAAGTCCAGACCaatctacaaattgagttctacGACAGCCAGGGGTgactaataaataaaacacataggttaaaaaaaagaatttcttttaaaataccacTGACTCCGTTTAGtactgcttgtatgtatgtacatgggtGTAGGACTTACTGGGGCTTTAGTTTCGTATCTGAAATGGCAGTAGAGGAACAGTGGAATAGATCGTGTTAGGGTAGTCAGAAATCACATCTACGAGCCATGAATAGATGTATTTTTCTCCAAGAGAAGTACCCACATCTGAAGCCTCACGAGTGAAAAGCGAGATGACTCTCTGTTTTCCTGTCAGGTTGCACGAGACTCGCTCAGGAGACATCTGCAATGCCTGTGTGCTGCTTGTGAAAAGATGGAAGAAGTTGCCAGCGGGATCAAAAAAAAACTGGAATCACGTTAGTTGGTCTTTTTTTTCTACCTCTACTAAAATAACATTAACGTCAGCAAGCACTTCCCATTTAGGAAGTTCTGCATCACTAAGATAGAAAAGActacaagaataaagaaaaaccctAGCCTGGTGTAGCATTCCCTTTTCACCCCTTAAGAGTGACTTGTTGCTTTGAACTCGTGAGCACAtaagtttagttttgttttgtgtttactaCTTAACTGCTTGTAGCCTTCTGGCTACAGAGCTGTCAGCTATCCATAGAGCTTCTCTGGGACCTGAATGAGGTAGCGCCTATAAAACAACATACAAGGTGGATACTGTTGTGTAGGCTGCGGTTAGGTCAACGGTGTCGGTGTGAGTTCTGTTACCCTTTTCACTTTATTGCCCCGTCACTAGACTCACGTAATagctatttagatttttttttttaattattagtcTGTGAGTATACCAGAGGTGGGGGCTgttggatcctttggagctgAAGTTTCAGGCAGCTGTGGGCTGTGTCTGATGTGGATGCTAGGCATGGTACTAAGAGTCCACTGGACGAGCAGCCCCCCCCCATTTAATTGAGATGATATGagcagcactttttaaaaaaaagtatttatttatttattatgtatacaatattttgtctgtatgtctgcaggccagaagagggcaccagacctcattacagatggttgtgagccaccatgtggttgctgggaattgaactcaggacctttggaagagcaggcaatgctcttaacctctgagccatctctccagcccatgagcagcactttttaatgttatttttgaaagatgtatttattttatttttataaatttgtgtGCTTTGTCCACGTTTATGTACGTGTGCTGCATGCCCctgtgtgcccacagaggccaaaagataaCATTCGATCTCCCGGTACTGGTTACTGAGTGCTGAGCTGCCAGGTGGATGCTGTGATCCGAACCCACTTTCTGCAACAGCATCAAGGGCTTCTAACCACTGTaccattcctccagccccagcgctttttaatttttggtgctggggatggaactagGGTGTGGAGCTTGCTACATTAAACCTGTGCTAATCAACATTGCCTCGTCTACTGTTTTGTTAAGTTCTTTAATAATGCTAGCCAGCTTTTCAGATAATTGTTTTGGCTTTTGCTTTATTAAGACAAAGTCTCGTGTAGCCCCAGCTCAATATGGCAGAAGACAACTTCGACCTTCTGTTTTGACTACCCTGCCTCTCAGGCaccagggttacaggtgtgagccaccatctctgGCCAAGGTTTATGAAATTTACATTACATAGAATATTTTGCTTAAATAAGCATTTTTCTTTACCCAGCACAGTACTGTCCATTGATAATGTTAAATTGCTGCAATAGGTTTCTTACGTaaataagtttttctttaatagcTTACCTGAGGAAATCACAGTTGTGATGTTTGAAGGTGGTGACGATCTTTTATGTTGAAGGCCTTTTATGTTGAAGGCCATGCTAGACAGCAAGAGGAAGTGCTGTGGGTGGTAAACTTAGGGCTTAGCATGCAGAGTGGTCATTGGTAGTGCTTGTTCTTTGTCATGTGACAGTCAGAGGTACACTGGTATAAACTGGTTCTCGAGTAAGCCTGGGCCTAAATGGTATTAAATATTCAGTGTTTCCTTCCAGGTGGTAGATGCAAGGGCAGGACCAAGTCTGAAGACAACGTTGAAACCAAAGAAAGTGaaaactctgtctggaaacagGATGAAAAGCAACCAGATCAGTAAGCTGCAGAAGGAGTTTAAACGCCACAGTgagttcattgttttatttttgaccgGTTTACGGTATGTGTGAATCCATTTCCTGCTTACTGTCTAATAAGTACCAGGGTGGTCCACTTCCTGTTTTTGAGTCTTGGCCTTTGAAAGGTACTTTTGACTTGGTGAATATGTTCTTATTTCTGTGAAATATGACTGATTTTGATATCTTAGAGTAACTACAGGGGTTTGGGATCCTGGAGTGGATAAAGAGCTTGCTGCAGAGACATGAGGGCTTGTcggatcctagcacccacataaaagcggGGTGGAGGCCTGCAGGGGAGCTCATCTGGAAAAGCATTGCTGCCCAGCCCTGATCTCCAGGACCAGCGTgttaggagagaaccaactccgctagctgtcctctgacttctgcatgtgcACGTGACGTGTGTGCCTGTATACTTACCCAGATAAATGCAGCAACAACCAAAAGCTGGGCAGACATGCCTGTCTGTGATCACAGCACTGACGATTCAGAGATGGGGGATCCCTGGGAGGtggcaggttcagtgagagatgctgccTCAGGAAAGATGCCAGCCTGGCTTTCACATATCTTGGGTGAAACACGTACACAGGCAAAACCaacatattcattctctctctctctctctctctctctctctctctctctctctctctctctctcacacacacacacacaccccagagtaCTGTATAATATCTGTTTAGCCCTTGTGACCTGAAGCAAAACTGCCGGGTTAAAATATGAGTAAAATATGAGTATTTCATAATCAGAATGTGGTTATTCACAGCAGATAGAATGGCCAGGTTATTgtctttttacttatttagtaAACGAGTCACTACTACAATAAAGATAAATGAAGATTCCTAAGTGTTTTGGGGGTTCTGGTTCAAAGAAGCTTAGGGCTTTGCTTGTTGCCCACCTGTCTTGTTGATGCCTAAGTGATCCTTACCTATGAAGACTTAACAATTTCAGTTCTTCACTCTGTGTAGTTGTTATGTATCTTGGTGTCCTAAAGTTGTAGATTAAATCTGAGGATATTGtagcttttaaatataaaaatagtacaCACTGAAATCAAATGGTTCAAAACCACTGAGCATTTAGGATAGTGACCTCCCTCCCATAGAAGCTGTTGCTGATGTTACTGGGAGCTTTAAATATCCTGCTAGGTTActcctgaagattttttttctttaggaaattAAATACTATTTATTAAAGTGAATTAGCATACTAATAACACATGACACTTAATTGAGATGTTTAATTTTACATTATGTAAGCATTTTTAAGAGGAACTTGTAAGATCCTTATATTCGTAAGCCTTTATTTTCCTTGTAAGCACTTGAGGAAAACGTTtcagtgaggctggagagatggctcagaatgcAGCAGCTTTTGCGGAAGACCTTGGTACCCATCAAGCACCCTTATCTGGTAGCTCATAGCTacctctgactccagctccagggtgtcagataacctctggtctccaaggttgtatgtacatgtgtgcatgcacacacaaaatctgAACTAAAGCTTTGCTGTTTGATAAATATCAATCAATTGTTTCTCCGGATTAGAGCACTATTTTATCCGTGTCTGTAGATGACAACTTTAAATGCTGGTTGTGATATTCAGTGCTACAGCATAGTGACCATCAACCGAAAGGTGTATTTGCTGGCGAATCACCTTTATCCATGAGGTTATTTTTCCACTTAGAGGAGTAGAGCGGCACCTGGGCTTGCACACAATGAGACTCGAATGTCTTCCATCTCCGTTGCAGATTCGGATGCTCACAGCACCACCTCAAGTGCCTCCCCTGCCCAGTCTCCCTGCTACAGTAACCAGTCGGACGACGGCTCAGATACGGAGATGGCGTCCAGCTCTAACAGGACcccagtgttttcctttttagatCTTACCTACTGGAAAAGGTAAAGGCAACCGACCCGTCTCCGCCACTGGCTGCGGCCTACCGTGTGTAGAGCAGTTGAGCGTATGTGACAGATAACTGGAGGTACAGGTAGGAAGTCGGGTGAGCAGGAAGTGAGCATTGGGTCGACCTTGGGTGTAAGACTCAGACTTATAGATTAAGACTAGCTGTCCTGAGAGTTACCACTAAGAAAAAGGATAAGTGGTTGAAGTCTCTTAAGTTCCGTCAATAGGTGTCTTGGTTTCATTTCtgcttgctgtgataaaatacacgagggggaagggtttattttagctctcaAGTCAGTTCAGGTTACAGCGGCTGTCACCATGGGGaagtcacagtaataaaaacttgAGAACTGGCCACGGCAGAGCAGAGCAAAGGACATGAATCTATATGTGCTCTTGCTCAGCCAGATTCTCTAGggttggtgccacccacagtgggcacgGTTTCCCACCTCAGGTTGGCAGTCAGAACCTGTGATAGGGACACTCAGAGCAGTTCAAATGTGGACATGCGGCCAGAGAGCAAGAAGAGACAATAACTAGGAAGGAGAGAgtgttttcaaaggaaaagtaGTATCCCTGGGACCAGCAA includes:
- the Sinhcaf gene encoding SIN3-HDAC complex-associated factor; amino-acid sequence: MFGFHKPKMYRSIEGCCICRAKSSSSRFTDSKRYEKDFQSCFGLHETRSGDICNACVLLVKRWKKLPAGSKKNWNHVVDARAGPSLKTTLKPKKVKTLSGNRMKSNQISKLQKEFKRHNSDAHSTTSSASPAQSPCYSNQSDDGSDTEMASSSNRTPVFSFLDLTYWKRQKICCGIIYKGRFGEVLIDTHLFKPCCSSKKAAAEKPEEQGPAPLPISTQEW